The region TATGTGCACAAGCCAACGCTTGCTAATGGTAAACCAGCTGTAGTACGCCGCACGATTGGCAGCAAAGCGATTAAAATGGTTTACGCAGACAGCCAAGAACACGGCAAGCAAGTTGAAATTGTTGATATGGAAGAGTCGCTTTCAAATCAATTCTCAATTACTGATGATGAAGTGATGGAGTTGGCCAAACAAGCGGTGATTATTGAAAAACACTACGGCCGTCCAATGGATATTGAATGGGCGAAAGACGGTTTAGACGGTAAACTGTACATTGTCCAAGCGCGTCCTGAAACGGTACGTAGTCGTGAAAGCGCCAACGTAATGGAACAATTTCAATTACAAGAAACCGCGGCGGTTATTTGTGAAGGTCGTGCCATTGGTCACAAAATTGGCTCAGGTACCGCAAAAGTTTTATCGTCACTGGAAGAAATGGATAAAATTCAGCCGGGCGATGTCTTGGTTACCGACATGACAGATCCTGATTGGGAGCCTATCATGAAACGCGCCTCTGCTATTGTCACAAATCGCGGTGGCCGTACGTGTCACGCTGCGATCATTGCCCGTGAAATGGGTATTCCAGCGGTTGTGGGTTGTGGCGATGCAACCAGCAAAATTAACGCGGGCGATGAAATTACGGTTTCATGTGCAGAAGGCGATACTGGCTTTATTTACGATGGCAAGCTTGAATTCTCTGTAACCACGTCACAAGTTGACGAGATGCCTGAGTTACCCTTAAAAATCATGATGAATGTGGGTAACCCAGATCGCGCGTTCTCATTTGCACGTTTACCTCATGCGGGTATTGGTTTAGCGCGTTTAGAATTTATCATTAACAAAATGATTGGCGTGCACCCTAAGGCGTTGATTAACTACGACGCGCAATCAGCCGACTTAAAAGCTGAAATTGACGATATTATCGCTGGTTATGAAAACCCAGTTGAGTTCTACATTGCCAAGCTAACGGAAGGCATTTCAACACTCGCGGCGGCGTATGCTCCGGAGCGCGTCATCGTGCGTATGTCTGATTTCAAATCAAACGAGTATGCGAACCTTGTTGGTGGTGAGGAATTCGAGCCAGAAGAAGAAAACCCTATGATTGGTTATCGCGGTGCGTCTCGCTATATTTCTGAGGACTTCCGCGACTGTTTTGCACTTGAATGTGAAGCGGTAAAACGCGTTCGCAATGAAATGGGCTTAACCAATGTCGAAATTATGATCCCATTCGTGCGCACGCTTGAAGAAGCTTCGGCGGTTATCGATATTCTTGCCGAACATGGGCTTGAGCGCGGTAAAGACGATCTTAAAATCATTATGATGTGTGAATTACCGTCAAATGCGCTGTTGGCAGATCAGTTCCTAGACTACTTTGATGGTTTCTCGATTGGTTCAAACGACTTAACGCAATTAACCTTGGGCTTAGATCGCGACTCTGGTTTGATCGCGCACTTATTCGATGAGCGTAACCCAGCGGTTAAAGCGCTATTGGCGATGGCGATTAAAGCCTGTAAAGCGCGCGGCAAATATGTAGGTATTTGTGGTCAAGGGCCGAGCGATCACGCCGATTTTGCTGCTTGGTTGGTTGAGCAAGGTATTGATAGCGTCTC is a window of Thalassotalea euphylliae DNA encoding:
- the ppsA gene encoding phosphoenolpyruvate synthase, whose translation is MQENVLWYEQLGMNDVDRVGGKNASLGEMISNLANVGVQVPGGFATTAFAFNEFLEQSGLNDKIYQLLDTLDVSDVNALADCGATIRQWIIDTPFLPQMQQDIEQAYAKLAGEFTEDASFAVRSSATAEDMPDASFAGQQETFLNVKGLDAVMVAIKHVFASLFNDRAISYRVHQGYDHRGVALSAGIQRMVRSDIAASGVMFSIDTESGFEDVVFITSSYGLGEMVVQGAVNPDEFYVHKPTLANGKPAVVRRTIGSKAIKMVYADSQEHGKQVEIVDMEESLSNQFSITDDEVMELAKQAVIIEKHYGRPMDIEWAKDGLDGKLYIVQARPETVRSRESANVMEQFQLQETAAVICEGRAIGHKIGSGTAKVLSSLEEMDKIQPGDVLVTDMTDPDWEPIMKRASAIVTNRGGRTCHAAIIAREMGIPAVVGCGDATSKINAGDEITVSCAEGDTGFIYDGKLEFSVTTSQVDEMPELPLKIMMNVGNPDRAFSFARLPHAGIGLARLEFIINKMIGVHPKALINYDAQSADLKAEIDDIIAGYENPVEFYIAKLTEGISTLAAAYAPERVIVRMSDFKSNEYANLVGGEEFEPEEENPMIGYRGASRYISEDFRDCFALECEAVKRVRNEMGLTNVEIMIPFVRTLEEASAVIDILAEHGLERGKDDLKIIMMCELPSNALLADQFLDYFDGFSIGSNDLTQLTLGLDRDSGLIAHLFDERNPAVKALLAMAIKACKARGKYVGICGQGPSDHADFAAWLVEQGIDSVSLNPDTVLPTWLYLAEQYNS